TTCTTTCAATTTCAAGTGAAAACCTTCGCTGTTTTTTATAATTGCTACACGAGCACTACGCACAAATTCTATCAATCCGTATGGAGCTAAAGCCTCCAATAATCCTTCTGTTTCTTGGCGGTGTCCTACGGTTTCAAATACAGTATAGTCGCTACGAATAGCCACTGCCTGTGCGCCATATTCCCGTAGCAATCTTTCTACTTTTGCTTTTTCAGAAATAACGCTTGTGGGTACCTTATACAAAGCAAGTTCTTGCCATATTACATCATCATTGGTATTGTAATAAGCTTTTAAGACCTCGACTTGTTTTTCAATCTGGCGACTCAATTTACTTACTACTTCCTCTACTTCATTGATGACAATGGTAAATCGGGAAATACCTTCAATTTCTGTCGGAGATACATTTAAACTTTCAACATTTATTTTTCTGCGGGAAAACATAATAGCGATGCGATTAAGCAAGCCGATTTGATTCTCTGTAAAGATGCTGAGTGTATATTCTTGTTTGTTCATTTTATTTGTAATAAAGATTTATGAATGCGATTTTGTAAAAATTCGTTTTGACATTTTACTTCAAACGAATTTCACTCACGCTACAACCTTGTGGCACCATGGGGAACACATTATTTTCCTTGCCTACCATTATTTCTAAAAGGTAAGCGCCTTTGTGATCAAGCATTTCTTTTAATGCGCCTTTTAAATCTTCGCGTTTATCAATTTTTTTTGCTGGAATATGGTATCCATTCGCTACAGTTACATAATCTGGTGAGGTAATATTTACAAAGGAATAACGCTTGTCGTTAAACAATTGCTGCCATTGACGCACCATCCCTAAGAAATTATTATTTAAAATTAAAATTTTCACATCCGCACCAAACTGCATGATTGTACCCAATTCTTGAATGGTCATCTGAATACCTCCATCACCGGCAATTGCCACTACTGTTCTATCAGGTGCACCATATTTTGCACCGATGGCCGCAGGTAATCCAAAACCCATTGTACCTAATCCACCCGAGGTAATATTACTGCGCGAATTTTTGAATTTGGCATATCTGCATGCCACCATTTGATGTTGACCAACGTCAGTTACTATAATGGCATCATCATTGGTCAATTCATTTAAGATTTTTACAACTTCACCCATTGACATTATTTCGCTCGTAGGGTTAAGTTCTTCATGAATGACTTCTTTTATCTCTTCTTTCTCCAAATCGCGGAAATGTTGAAGCCATTCAGTATGTTCTTTCTTATCTAATAATTCGGTAAGCATGGGCAATGTCTCTTTACAATCGCCCCATACAGGAACAGTCGTTTTTACATTCTTATCAATCTCTGCAGGATCAATATCCAAATGTATAATCTTTGCTTGTTTTGCATATTTATCCAATCGACCAGTAACGCGGTCATCAAATCGCATTCCCACGGCAATTAAAACATCACAATCATTTGTCAAAACGTTAGGAGCGTAGTTACCATGCATTCCCAGCATTCCCACATTTAGTGGATGTGCCGTAGGAATAGCACTTTCTCCTAAAATAGTCCAGGCGGAAGGCAATCCAGCTTTCTCAATAAAGTTTGTAAACTCTTTTTCAGCGCCGCCCAAGACTACACCTTGCCCAAATAATACAAAGGGTTTTTTTGCTTCGTTAATTAATGCAGCGGCTTGTTCAACATATTCTTTCCGCACTTTTGGTTTTGGGCGATAACTCCGAATATGATTGCATGGGATATAACCTGTATAATCGAATTTTTCTATTTGTGCATTCTTCGTAATATCAATCAATACTGGGCCTGGTCTTCCAGTTTTTGCAATGTAAAATGCTTTAGCTAAAACATGAGGAATTTCAGAAGCTTCAGTTACCTGATAATTCCATTTGGTAACAGGAGTAGTAATATTTACTACATCTGTTTCTTGAAAGGCATCAGTTCCCAAAAGGTGTGCAAATACTTGTCCTGTAATACAAACCAATGGCGTACTATCAATCATCGCATCGGCAATACCAGTAACCAAATTTGTTGCACCCGGACCACTGGTTGCAAATACTACACCTACTTTACCTGAGCTACGCGCATAGCCTTGTGCAGCATGAATACCACCTTGTTCATGGCGAACCAAGATATGTTCCAATCTATCATTATAGTCATATAGTGCATCGTAAATAGGCATAATAGCTCCGCCCGGGTAACCGAAAATAGTTGTAACATCTTCCGCGATTAATGCTTCCAAAACCGCTTGGCCGCCCGAGATACTAGTAATAGGTTGGGCCATTTTTGCAGATTCCTCTTCTTTTGTTATAGCTAAAGTTTCCATTGTCTTATTTATTTTTCTTTAAAACGATTATAAAATTCCACTTGAATGCAAAAAATCTTAATCTTCATCCGTTACACAACCTTCTGCAGCTGACTTAACAAATTTTGCATATTTATATAAAACACCTTTTGTGGCTTTTGGCGCAGGTCGTTTCCAAACTGCTTTGCGCTTAGCAATTTCTTCTTCTGAAACTTTTAAAATTAAAGTGTTCTTGGTGGCATCTATTTCGATAATATCATCATCATTAACTAAACCAATTAATCCACCTTCATACGCTTCCGGCGTAATATGTCCCACCACAAAACCGTGCGTGCCGCCACTGAATCTGCCATCGGTAATTAAGGCAACAGTTTTGCCTAAACCTGCCCCTATAATGGCTCCAGTGGGTTTTAACATTTCAGGCATTCCAGGTGCGCCTTTAGGACCAATATTACGAATAACGACCACATCTCCTGCGTGAACTCTACCTGAACTCAGGCCTTTAATTAAATCGTGTTCTCCATCAAATACGCGCGCTGTGCCTTCAAATCTTTCGCCTTCTTTACCGCTTATTTTTGCGACACTTCCACCTTCAGCAAGATTGCCATATAGAATTTGTAAATGACCTGTTGCTTTTAATGGCCTTTCTAAAGGATGGATAATATCTTGTTTTTCAAAATCTAAATCCGGTGCTTCTGCTAAGTTTTCTGCCACAGTTTTTCCTGTTACTGTTAAGCAATTTCCATTAAGTAGCCCTTTGCTTAAAAGGTATTTCATTACTGCTGGGACACCTCCATATTGGTGCAGATCTTCCATCAAATATTTTCCACTTGGTTTAAAGTCAGCTAACACTGGGATTTTGTTACTGACAGCTTGGAAATCATCTTGTGTTAATTTTACGCCTATACTTTTGGCCATTGCAATTAAATGCAAAACTGCATTTGTACTTCCGCCCAATACCATTATTACCGTAATTGCATTTTCAAATGCTTCACGCGTCATAATGTCGGAAGGTTTAATATCCTTTTCTAAGAGAATTTTAATAGCCTTGCCAATGGCTGAACATTCTTCTTGTTTCTCTTTGCTTAAAGCCGGATTAGAAGAAGAGTTAGGTAAACTCATTCCCAAGGCTTCAATCGCACTAGCCATTGTATTTGCCGTATACATACCGCCACAAGCACCTGCACCTGGGCAAGCGTGGCGAACGATTGCTTTAAAATCTGCTTCTTCTAAATTACCCGCGATCTTTTGCCCCAAGGCTTCAAATGCAGAAACCAAATTTAAGTCCTCTCCTTGATAATGCCCCGGTGCAATGGTGCCGCCATATAACATTATTGAAGGGCGATTAAGACGCGCCATCGCCATAATAGAACCCGGCATATTTTTATCGCAACCCGGAACGGTAATTATTGCATCATAATATTGTGCACCCGCATTGGTTTCTATACTATCAGCTATTACATCACGACTTACCAGACTGTATCGCATGCCATCTGTTCCCATGCTGATACCATCACTCACCCCAATTGTATGAAATCTTAATCCTAATAAATCTTCTTCTTTGTTTACACTTGTTCTAATTGATGTAGCAAGATCGTTTAAATGCATATTACAAGGATTGCCATCCCATCCCATACTGGCGATCCCAACTTGTGCTTTTTTAAAATCTTCATCTTTGAAACCAATAGCATAGTACATGGCTTGTGCACCAGGCTGCGTTTCATCTTGTGTAAGGGTCTTGGAATATTTATTTAATTCGCTCATCTTATTTTTATTTATAATTAAATGTTTATGATTCTATTCTAATATATTTAATCAATTTTTTACATAAAAAAACCACCTCCCTTGGGAAGTGGTCTTCAAATTTTATTTTGTGTGTTTACAAAATAAATCCACTTCCTTTTTTCGAAGGAATAATGACTATCACCAAAATAATATTGGTAATATCAAGGATTATATTTTTTACACTGCTTCTCATTTCTTAGAGAACAAATGTAGAAAATATTTTTATAAAAAGAACTATTGTCAATTTCTTTTATTGACATCAAAACTTATAACTTATCTCACTTATAACCAATATATACATTGATGGGATAAGTGAAATACATTTCATTGTTAATTAATCGTGCATTAATGCCCATTCTATTTTCAATCAAATCATCTTTAAACAACTGTCTTATTTTGTCCGCATCGCCTTCATTGGGAAATGATGCCAGCAACTGGTCTTCCAATTTCATTTCTATTTTATAAGTAGTAAATCGGATATTTTTAAGACCAGAATTTTCAAGCATATTTTGAAAGGCTTGAAAAGAAAACGCTTGCACATGTGAACTGTCACGCAATTTCTCCATTAAATTAAATGATTTCAAATTTTCTTCAGATAAGGTGAAATCAGCAATTAATATTCTTCCCTTTTCCTGACATACGCGATACATTTCCTGCAATACTCTTTTTGGTTGCTTAAAATGATGAAAGCTATAGCGAGATACAACGATAGAGAACGAATTGTCCGCATAAGGTAAGTTCTCAACATTACCTAAATCCCATTGTATATTTTGCAATCCGGCTATTTGTTGTTGTTTTTTTGCCAGTTCTAACATCGTCGGAGTAATGTCAATGCCGGTAGCTTCTCTAGCAATTTTAGCGAATGCACACAATACTAAACCTGGCCCACATGCTACATCCAATACATTATCTAGTGCAGATGTTTGGCCAAAATTTACCAATAATTCCACTGCGTCAGAATGTTCCATTTTTTCTGCGAATGGAATTGCTTGCAACGTAAACTGTTTTATTATATCTGTATTATGTGAATCTATTTGCACTAAATAATCGTTGATTTTCCTAAATCCATATATTTTTTATTGATATCTGCTGGTAATTTTTGTTCAACAAAATCTTTGATTAATTCGCCAATAACACTGGTGCCATAATTGTTCTCAGCATCTATATCTTGTGTTACAAATCCATGTGCCAATGTCCAAGCTACCGCATTGCGCACCAATGTAGCTTCTTCATTCATTTCAAAATAATCTAGCATCATCGCAGCAGATAGTATAGAACCAATTGGGTTGGCAATATCTTTTCCGGCGGCTTGCGGGTAAGAACCGTGAATAGGTTCAAACAAAGCAGTCCCTGTGCCTACAGAGGAAGAAGGCAACAAACCCAATGAGCCACTCAACACACTCGCTTCATCGCTGATAATATCCCCAAACATATTCTCAGTCAGTACTACATCAAATTGTTTTGGATTGATGATGATTTGCATGGAAGCATTGTCCACAAACATATAATCAACTTTTACATCGGGATATTGTGCTGCAATTTCTTGAACTACTTTACGCCACAAGCGGGATGTTTCCAGTACATTGGCTTTATCTACCAATGTTAATTTTTTTCTACGCTCAGGTTTTTGTGCATATTGAAAAGCGAGGTGTGCAATTCTTTCTATTTCAGGTCTAGAATATTCACAAAGGTCAGAGGCAACAGTTTTTTCTTCATTAATCTTTTTCTCGCCAAAATAAATACCGCCAGTAAGTTCCCTGAAAATTACAAAATCTGCGCCATCTAATCTTTCTTGTTTTAAAGGGGAAAGGTGTTGCAAGGCAGAATAAGTAGTGATGGGACGAATGTTTGCGAATAATTGTAAAGACTTGCGAATTTTCAATAAACCTTGTTCCGGGCGTACTTTTGCATTGGGGTCATTGTCGTATTTCGGATGCCCGATAGCGCCAAATAATACAGCGTCACTTTTTAAACAACTTTCGATTGTAGCGTCGGGTAGGGGATTGCCCGTTTCGTCAATAGCAATTGCACCCATTAATTGATAATCATATTTGAATTTGTGCCCAAATTGATCGCCAATAGCATTTAAAATTTTGATTGATTGCTCTGTAACTTCCGGACCGATGCCG
The Arachidicoccus soli DNA segment above includes these coding regions:
- the leuB gene encoding 3-isopropylmalate dehydrogenase, which produces MEKNITVILGDGIGPEVTEQSIKILNAIGDQFGHKFKYDYQLMGAIAIDETGNPLPDATIESCLKSDAVLFGAIGHPKYDNDPNAKVRPEQGLLKIRKSLQLFANIRPITTYSALQHLSPLKQERLDGADFVIFRELTGGIYFGEKKINEEKTVASDLCEYSRPEIERIAHLAFQYAQKPERRKKLTLVDKANVLETSRLWRKVVQEIAAQYPDVKVDYMFVDNASMQIIINPKQFDVVLTENMFGDIISDEASVLSGSLGLLPSSSVGTGTALFEPIHGSYPQAAGKDIANPIGSILSAAMMLDYFEMNEEATLVRNAVAWTLAHGFVTQDIDAENNYGTSVIGELIKDFVEQKLPADINKKYMDLGKSTII
- the ilvN gene encoding acetolactate synthase small subunit — translated: MNKQEYTLSIFTENQIGLLNRIAIMFSRRKINVESLNVSPTEIEGISRFTIVINEVEEVVSKLSRQIEKQVEVLKAYYNTNDDVIWQELALYKVPTSVISEKAKVERLLREYGAQAVAIRSDYTVFETVGHRQETEGLLEALAPYGLIEFVRSARVAIIKNSEGFHLKLKEFEQQEPSEAIIENEFLDKRDEVFTM
- the ilvB gene encoding biosynthetic-type acetolactate synthase large subunit, which encodes METLAITKEEESAKMAQPITSISGGQAVLEALIAEDVTTIFGYPGGAIMPIYDALYDYNDRLEHILVRHEQGGIHAAQGYARSSGKVGVVFATSGPGATNLVTGIADAMIDSTPLVCITGQVFAHLLGTDAFQETDVVNITTPVTKWNYQVTEASEIPHVLAKAFYIAKTGRPGPVLIDITKNAQIEKFDYTGYIPCNHIRSYRPKPKVRKEYVEQAAALINEAKKPFVLFGQGVVLGGAEKEFTNFIEKAGLPSAWTILGESAIPTAHPLNVGMLGMHGNYAPNVLTNDCDVLIAVGMRFDDRVTGRLDKYAKQAKIIHLDIDPAEIDKNVKTTVPVWGDCKETLPMLTELLDKKEHTEWLQHFRDLEKEEIKEVIHEELNPTSEIMSMGEVVKILNELTNDDAIIVTDVGQHQMVACRYAKFKNSRSNITSGGLGTMGFGLPAAIGAKYGAPDRTVVAIAGDGGIQMTIQELGTIMQFGADVKILILNNNFLGMVRQWQQLFNDKRYSFVNITSPDYVTVANGYHIPAKKIDKREDLKGALKEMLDHKGAYLLEIMVGKENNVFPMVPQGCSVSEIRLK
- a CDS encoding class I SAM-dependent methyltransferase produces the protein MEHSDAVELLVNFGQTSALDNVLDVACGPGLVLCAFAKIAREATGIDITPTMLELAKKQQQIAGLQNIQWDLGNVENLPYADNSFSIVVSRYSFHHFKQPKRVLQEMYRVCQEKGRILIADFTLSEENLKSFNLMEKLRDSSHVQAFSFQAFQNMLENSGLKNIRFTTYKIEMKLEDQLLASFPNEGDADKIRQLFKDDLIENRMGINARLINNEMYFTYPINVYIGYK
- the ilvD gene encoding dihydroxy-acid dehydratase, which encodes MSELNKYSKTLTQDETQPGAQAMYYAIGFKDEDFKKAQVGIASMGWDGNPCNMHLNDLATSIRTSVNKEEDLLGLRFHTIGVSDGISMGTDGMRYSLVSRDVIADSIETNAGAQYYDAIITVPGCDKNMPGSIMAMARLNRPSIMLYGGTIAPGHYQGEDLNLVSAFEALGQKIAGNLEEADFKAIVRHACPGAGACGGMYTANTMASAIEALGMSLPNSSSNPALSKEKQEECSAIGKAIKILLEKDIKPSDIMTREAFENAITVIMVLGGSTNAVLHLIAMAKSIGVKLTQDDFQAVSNKIPVLADFKPSGKYLMEDLHQYGGVPAVMKYLLSKGLLNGNCLTVTGKTVAENLAEAPDLDFEKQDIIHPLERPLKATGHLQILYGNLAEGGSVAKISGKEGERFEGTARVFDGEHDLIKGLSSGRVHAGDVVVIRNIGPKGAPGMPEMLKPTGAIIGAGLGKTVALITDGRFSGGTHGFVVGHITPEAYEGGLIGLVNDDDIIEIDATKNTLILKVSEEEIAKRKAVWKRPAPKATKGVLYKYAKFVKSAAEGCVTDED